From Aureibacillus halotolerans, the proteins below share one genomic window:
- a CDS encoding GntR family transcriptional regulator, giving the protein MEKSKKLTANGEALYSQIKRILIQRIKENVWKPNTLIPTEQELMDEFEVSRTTIRQAIAILVQMDLLEKKQGRGTIVRPQKLVGSLGQLKGFAEEVLEKGKTPKSKVIRAEFKTMLFPEKEILSLDEKENVYLIERIRFADDMPIAFERTCWPEEIGKVLSTYDLDQAQYYPILEEHGYHLKKAHEKISAINATVYEADYLGIRPGEALLEMTRLSYGIDGQPIEYTCTKYRSDQYHYDIELER; this is encoded by the coding sequence TTGGAGAAGTCAAAGAAACTAACAGCCAATGGAGAAGCGCTGTACTCCCAGATTAAGCGCATTTTAATCCAACGCATTAAAGAAAATGTCTGGAAGCCAAACACGCTTATTCCTACTGAACAAGAGTTGATGGATGAATTTGAGGTAAGTCGGACAACGATCCGTCAGGCAATTGCGATATTAGTGCAAATGGATTTGCTTGAAAAGAAACAGGGACGTGGCACTATTGTGCGTCCGCAAAAATTGGTGGGCAGTCTCGGACAATTGAAAGGTTTTGCAGAAGAAGTCCTTGAAAAGGGAAAGACCCCTAAATCTAAGGTCATACGGGCGGAGTTTAAAACGATGCTCTTCCCTGAAAAGGAGATTTTGTCGCTTGACGAAAAAGAAAACGTGTATTTAATTGAGCGCATTCGCTTTGCAGATGATATGCCCATCGCTTTTGAGAGAACATGTTGGCCAGAAGAGATTGGCAAAGTGCTCTCCACGTACGACCTTGATCAAGCGCAGTATTATCCGATTCTTGAGGAGCACGGGTATCATTTAAAAAAAGCACATGAGAAAATTTCGGCGATTAATGCGACGGTCTATGAAGCCGATTATTTGGGTATTCGCCCTGGAGAGGCGTTGTTGGAAATGACTCGACTCAGTTATGGAATCGACGGTCAGCCGATTGAGTATACGTGTACGAAGTATCGAAGTGATCAATATCACTATGACATCGAATTAGAGAGGTGA
- a CDS encoding aldehyde dehydrogenase family protein: protein MAVYQKFTGDLLSEVAVAESQHIEEAVTVSRAAQKDTFSPYQRYEVLKRTSELLREHVDQLAEIITDEVGKPITEAKTEVERAAMTLELSAEEAKRIQGEMVPVEASPGAEERRAFTLRVPVGVVVAITPFNVPLNLACHKIGPALAAGNAVIVKPAEVTPLSTLYLGHLLLEAGLPKNRLHVLTGHGPDIGDWLLKNEGVDMFTFTGSPRVGELITQKAGLRKVALELGNNSATIVHHDADIEEAAKLVAARSFNSAGQVCISVQRVLVHKSVYAQFLERVKTHTEALIVGDPREPATQVGPMIAEKEAQRVEEWVKEAVSEGATIETGGKREGTLFWPTILTNVKDSMKVCKDEVFGPVVTIDTYSEGTDAIERVNRSVYGLQAGVFSNDLAFCLQAAEQLEVGGVIINDTSAFRVDAMPYGGVKRSGSGKEGPRFAIEEMTHERLVVLR, encoded by the coding sequence ATGGCGGTGTATCAAAAATTCACTGGGGATCTCCTAAGTGAGGTGGCAGTTGCCGAAAGTCAACATATTGAGGAGGCTGTGACCGTCAGTCGCGCTGCACAGAAGGATACTTTTTCACCGTACCAACGTTACGAGGTACTCAAGCGTACGTCGGAGCTATTACGCGAGCACGTGGATCAACTGGCAGAAATTATCACAGACGAGGTAGGCAAGCCAATTACTGAAGCGAAAACCGAGGTAGAGCGTGCGGCAATGACACTTGAGCTTTCTGCTGAAGAAGCAAAGCGTATTCAAGGGGAAATGGTGCCGGTGGAAGCGTCGCCCGGAGCTGAGGAACGGCGCGCTTTTACCCTTCGTGTGCCAGTAGGCGTGGTGGTGGCCATCACCCCATTTAATGTACCTTTGAATCTCGCTTGTCACAAAATTGGTCCTGCTCTTGCGGCTGGCAATGCAGTCATAGTAAAGCCGGCAGAGGTAACGCCTTTATCTACCTTATATCTTGGCCACCTTCTTCTAGAAGCAGGTCTTCCTAAAAACCGCCTTCATGTACTTACTGGCCATGGCCCGGACATTGGAGATTGGTTGCTTAAAAATGAAGGTGTGGACATGTTCACATTTACTGGAAGCCCTCGGGTTGGTGAGCTTATTACACAAAAAGCTGGGTTGCGAAAAGTGGCATTGGAGCTGGGAAACAATTCGGCAACGATTGTTCATCACGACGCTGACATAGAGGAAGCAGCCAAGCTTGTAGCGGCGCGTAGCTTTAACTCAGCCGGTCAGGTTTGTATTTCAGTCCAGCGTGTGCTCGTTCATAAATCGGTGTATGCACAGTTTCTTGAACGTGTGAAGACTCATACAGAGGCTCTTATCGTGGGCGACCCACGAGAGCCAGCAACTCAAGTTGGCCCGATGATTGCTGAAAAAGAAGCCCAGCGTGTCGAAGAATGGGTGAAGGAAGCTGTCTCGGAAGGTGCTACGATTGAAACAGGTGGTAAGAGAGAGGGCACATTGTTTTGGCCGACCATTCTCACCAATGTGAAAGACTCGATGAAGGTGTGCAAGGATGAAGTGTTTGGTCCAGTTGTCACCATCGACACGTATTCAGAAGGTACCGATGCAATCGAACGCGTCAATCGCTCTGTGTATGGCTTACAAGCAGGAGTATTCTCAAATGACTTGGCCTTTTGTTTGCAAGCGGCTGAGCAATTAGAGGTAGGAGGCGTCATCATAAACGATACATCTGCTTTTCGGGTGGATGCCATGCCTTATGGCGGAGTGAAACGGAGCGGTTCAGGTAAAGAAGGTCCGCGTTTTGCCATTGAGGAAATGACGCATGAACGACTTGTGGTTCTAAGATAA
- the sftI gene encoding sulfoquinovose isomerase, with the protein MKATILYAPIGRKTFDMEAANAQYNASIAWLESTGEEILTPGGIMTSPEEVSEFLATVDTSSVYAVLYQSVTFADGEFVVRLLEGVDAPFVVWSVREPSVGGRLRLNSLTGGNSTSHVLHNHERPFRFVLGNPDEPELQNLLGRQLTVLRLRHKLQNSTIGVVGDHPPGFYFSEAKEEHLHQAFGMTLKNFDIQDAFDKCVDVPEEEWRPAVEHAERSVVGLDRDDHAVKRFAQFYTYMNKKVQDQQIAALAMRCWPDFFEQLQAAPCSTLSHFTDQGIVASCESDIHGSVSMYILRELTGTAPYLGDLVHVHPERNSTVFWHCGAGAYSLASPKTGATVGVHPNRKLGFALDFGLKSGIVTIFRVSYTRNGYRLLVMKGKALEDGITFQGTSVEVGFSSEVEGLVSSLMAEGYEPHYAIVYGDVTEELTELGEQLGIPTKFYE; encoded by the coding sequence ATGAAGGCAACGATCTTATATGCACCTATTGGAAGAAAGACTTTTGATATGGAAGCCGCAAACGCTCAATACAACGCATCTATAGCATGGCTAGAATCGACGGGCGAGGAAATTCTCACACCAGGGGGTATTATGACTTCTCCAGAGGAGGTGAGCGAATTCTTAGCCACTGTGGATACGTCTTCTGTGTATGCTGTGCTCTATCAAAGTGTGACATTTGCGGATGGAGAATTTGTCGTTCGTTTGCTGGAGGGAGTTGATGCTCCGTTTGTGGTCTGGTCAGTGCGCGAGCCGAGTGTAGGTGGGCGTTTACGTCTCAATTCACTGACTGGGGGCAATAGCACGTCCCATGTGCTTCACAATCACGAGCGGCCGTTTCGTTTTGTGCTCGGGAATCCGGATGAGCCTGAACTTCAGAACCTCCTCGGTCGTCAACTGACGGTGCTTCGCTTACGCCATAAACTTCAAAATAGCACCATCGGGGTCGTTGGTGATCACCCACCAGGCTTTTATTTCTCAGAAGCAAAGGAAGAGCACTTGCACCAGGCCTTTGGAATGACACTCAAGAATTTTGATATCCAAGACGCGTTTGATAAGTGTGTAGATGTCCCCGAGGAGGAGTGGCGTCCAGCAGTGGAACACGCGGAGCGAAGTGTGGTTGGGTTAGATCGTGACGATCATGCGGTCAAACGGTTTGCTCAGTTCTACACTTATATGAATAAAAAGGTGCAAGACCAACAAATCGCAGCGCTCGCCATGCGTTGCTGGCCGGATTTTTTTGAGCAGCTGCAGGCAGCTCCATGTTCAACATTGTCTCATTTTACCGACCAAGGCATCGTTGCCTCTTGTGAATCAGATATTCATGGGTCGGTGTCGATGTATATTTTACGTGAATTGACAGGAACAGCACCGTATCTTGGTGATCTTGTGCACGTGCATCCAGAACGGAATTCTACCGTCTTCTGGCATTGTGGGGCTGGTGCGTATTCGCTGGCATCTCCGAAAACGGGCGCTACTGTAGGTGTGCATCCGAACAGAAAATTAGGTTTTGCTCTTGATTTTGGATTGAAGTCCGGAATTGTCACGATCTTCCGAGTGAGCTACACGCGTAATGGGTACCGTTTGCTCGTTATGAAGGGGAAAGCACTTGAGGACGGTATTACGTTTCAGGGCACATCGGTAGAGGTCGGATTTTCTTCTGAGGTGGAAGGCCTTGTCTCTTCTCTGATGGCGGAAGGGTATGAGCCACACTATGCGATTGTGTACGGTGATGTAACCGAGGAACTGACAGAATTGGGTGAGCAGCTTGGGATTCCAACAAAATTTTATGAGTAA
- a CDS encoding diphosphate--fructose-6-phosphate 1-phosphotransferase, with amino-acid sequence MKRIAILQAGGPTQVLNASLAGFVNTAKQFSQLVFVQGGYEGLAKGDFYEADEKKLAWVQAHRGVPGACLASGRFPLNEQALQQSLHHLKEKCIDTVVGIGGNGTMAALQKLSSYAAKDGMSLQVAGIPKTVDNDIGCTDHAPGFGSAARYVAASVRDMSRDLLAMKNFEKIRILETMGRHTGWLAAASGLLRDYEEEGPHFIGLPEVRTDPDELCGIVSNALSKHGCALLVVSEGMLWDKTSPVARAEVNGRQMLGGVSQAIAEYLGETLNVNGVRSELLGMNQRSLSLAVSDIDRKEAYEVGEQCASFIESEKTGFMVSILRQDSYTYTTTLKAVPLQRVAEYGEQCLPARFITHHEEYSDWLRPLVGEGLKSYPAP; translated from the coding sequence ATGAAGAGAATAGCCATCTTGCAGGCAGGAGGACCAACTCAAGTGCTCAATGCTTCATTGGCCGGATTTGTGAACACCGCCAAGCAGTTCAGTCAGCTGGTTTTCGTGCAGGGTGGATATGAGGGACTTGCAAAAGGAGATTTTTATGAGGCAGATGAAAAGAAGCTGGCGTGGGTGCAAGCCCATAGAGGGGTCCCTGGCGCCTGTCTTGCTTCTGGTCGATTTCCATTGAATGAGCAAGCACTTCAACAAAGCCTTCACCATTTAAAGGAGAAGTGCATTGATACGGTGGTAGGCATCGGAGGAAACGGCACAATGGCCGCATTGCAAAAGCTGTCCTCCTATGCAGCTAAAGATGGGATGTCCCTACAGGTGGCTGGCATCCCAAAAACGGTGGACAACGATATTGGGTGTACTGATCATGCCCCGGGGTTTGGGAGTGCTGCACGCTATGTGGCCGCTTCTGTAAGAGATATGAGCAGGGATCTTCTAGCTATGAAAAACTTTGAAAAAATTCGTATTCTCGAAACGATGGGGCGTCATACCGGTTGGCTGGCGGCTGCGTCTGGATTGTTGCGAGATTACGAGGAGGAAGGGCCTCATTTTATTGGTCTTCCGGAAGTACGAACAGATCCTGATGAGCTCTGTGGGATCGTATCGAATGCATTGTCCAAGCATGGCTGTGCATTGCTCGTTGTGAGTGAAGGAATGCTTTGGGACAAAACAAGCCCTGTGGCAAGAGCGGAGGTCAATGGCCGACAAATGCTTGGTGGTGTTTCTCAGGCTATTGCTGAGTATTTGGGGGAAACGCTGAACGTGAATGGCGTGCGCTCAGAGCTTTTAGGCATGAACCAGCGCAGTCTTTCCTTGGCAGTGTCAGATATTGATCGAAAAGAAGCGTATGAGGTCGGTGAACAATGTGCTAGCTTCATAGAGTCAGAGAAAACGGGGTTTATGGTTTCCATTCTTCGACAGGACTCTTATACTTATACTACGACACTAAAAGCGGTCCCCCTTCAGCGGGTAGCTGAGTATGGCGAACAATGTCTGCCAGCTCGCTTCATCACTCACCATGAAGAGTACTCTGATTGGTTGAGGCCATTGGTGGGGGAAGGATTGAAATCTTATCCTGCGCCGTAG
- a CDS encoding class II fructose-bisphosphate aldolase, whose amino-acid sequence MDGKSMLLHAYKHRYGVGAFSAQNAEMVKGIIEAAEEEQAPVMIQIGQKAITHLGLEPLKEMVVQYAQGATVPIAIHLDHSRSYTQTMRAIQLGFQSVMFDGSSRSFEENVRITRLVAEAGHALGIGVEGEIGKIGGVEDDIDVSESEATITTTEEALAFSEQTGIDYIAVSIGTAHGLYTKEPNLRIARLKEIVASIDKPVVLHGGSGVPDAQVKEAIASGVAKINVDTELRQAVSQAMQARWTKEPNNLVLADVLQDGIEAMKHVVKHKIRTFGSDRKSSFML is encoded by the coding sequence ATGGATGGAAAGTCAATGTTGTTGCATGCGTATAAGCATCGGTACGGAGTAGGGGCTTTTAGTGCCCAGAATGCTGAAATGGTTAAAGGTATTATTGAGGCAGCTGAAGAAGAACAAGCGCCAGTAATGATTCAAATAGGACAAAAAGCGATCACCCATCTCGGCCTGGAGCCATTGAAAGAAATGGTCGTGCAGTATGCACAAGGAGCCACTGTACCTATAGCAATCCATTTGGATCATAGCAGAAGCTACACGCAAACCATGAGAGCGATCCAGTTGGGATTCCAATCGGTTATGTTTGACGGGTCGTCACGTTCGTTTGAAGAGAACGTACGTATTACTCGTCTGGTTGCCGAGGCAGGCCATGCGCTAGGCATTGGTGTAGAAGGCGAAATTGGCAAGATTGGTGGGGTGGAGGACGACATCGATGTGAGCGAAAGTGAAGCCACCATCACAACAACAGAAGAAGCACTAGCCTTTTCAGAGCAGACGGGCATTGATTACATTGCTGTTTCTATTGGCACAGCACATGGTCTTTATACGAAAGAACCAAATCTTCGCATTGCTCGTCTAAAAGAGATTGTTGCAAGTATTGATAAGCCGGTGGTATTGCATGGAGGTTCAGGTGTGCCTGATGCCCAAGTAAAAGAGGCGATTGCAAGTGGTGTCGCTAAAATAAACGTGGATACTGAACTACGCCAGGCCGTTTCACAGGCGATGCAAGCGCGTTGGACAAAGGAACCAAACAATTTGGTTCTCGCCGATGTATTGCAGGATGGAATTGAGGCGATGAAGCACGTCGTTAAGCATAAAATACGAACATTCGGTAGTGATCGGAAGTCTTCCTTTATGCTTTAA